Within Gammaproteobacteria bacterium, the genomic segment TCCCAGCCGCACCATGTTGTGGGCGATAGCGATTACCCTGGGTTTTGCCGGTGTAGAGGCCTTCGGTGGCTGGATTTCACATTCACTCGCCCTGTTAGGCGATGCCGGCCATATGTTGACTGATTCCTCGGCGCTGGGTCTGGCGGCATTCGCCGCCTGGCTGATGCATCGCCCGCCGTCACAACGTCATTCCTACGGCCTGGTGCGCGCCGAAGTGATTGCCGCCTTGATCAACAGCCTGCTAATGCTTGGCATCGTTGCCAGCATTGTGATCGCCGCCATTGATCGTTTGTCTAACCCACATCCCGTCACTGCCGGCATGGTGATGGGCATCGCCTTCATCGGCCTACTGGTCAATATCGCTGTTGCCTGGGTCTTGCATCGTGGCGAGAAGAACCTCAACACCCGCGCGGCGCTGCTGCATGTGATGGGCGATTTACTCGGCTCAGTCGCCGCCTTGGTGGCCGGTGCCGTGATCTGGCTCACCGGCTGGACCTTGATCGACCCGCTATTATCGCTACTGATCTGCGCCTTGATCCTGATCTCCAGCCTGAGGCTGTTACGTGAAGCAGTGCACGTGATTATGGAAGGCGTGCCGTCAGGCATTGATCTGCACGAAGTCGGCACCGCAATGGCCAACGTCGAGGGCGTCGCTTCTGTGCACGACCTGCATGTGTGGACCGTTTCCTCCGGCAACATCGCCCTTTCGGCCCATGTGATGGTCGCGAATATCCAGCACTGGCAACCTGTGCTTAATACACTGCAACATCTACTCCACGATCGTTTCGACATTGAGCACACCACCATCCAGCCGGAACCGAGCACCAACATCAGCTACATCCCGGCGGATAAGCTGTTCAAAAATCCCAAATTCCAGAATCAAGTCAAAAGCCGTTAACCGCCAAGGTCGCCAAGGAAAACAACAAAATTGAAGCTCACATCAAACCGCTGGTATCGGCAAACCTTTAGCTTTCTTCGCGTTCCTTTGCGCCCTTTGTGGTTTTAACAATTGATCGTGGTAAACTTTGTTAATGACACAACAGTTTAATTTCAGCAAAATGCATGGGCTAGGCAATGACTTCGTGGTCATTGACGCCATCAACCAGCCGGTTCAACTCACCCCGCAACAAGTGCGCCAGATCAGCGACCGTCACTTCGGTGTGGGTTGCGATCAGTTGCTGTTAGTGGAACGGCCCACACGCCCCGATGTCGATTTCCGCTATCGCATTTTTAATGCCGACGGCGGCGAAGTCGAACAATGCGGTAACGGCGCCCGTTGTTTTGCCCGCTTTGTGCGCGACCATGGTCTGAGCAATAAAAATGAAATCGCTGTCGAAACCGCCAACGGCATTATCTATCCGCGCATCGAAGCCGATGGCGAGGTCAGTGTGAATATGGGCGTCCCCAATCTCGAACCCAGCGCCTTACCCTTCGATGCACCGGCACGGCAGGCGCAATACACCCTCACCGTGGGCGACACCGAGATCAGCATCGGCGCGGTATCGATGGGCAATCCACATGCCGTGCAACGCGTTGCCGATCTCGACCGTGCGCCGATTGCGACGCAAGGGCCACTGATCAGCCGCCACCCGCGTTTTGCCCGCGGCGTTAACGCCGGATTTATGCAAATCATCGATCGCAGCCACATCCGGTTGCGGGTTTACGAACGCGGCGCCGGAGAAACCCTGGCCTGCGGCACGGGTGCTTGCGCCGCTGCCGTCGTCGGCCACAGCTGGGATTTGCTCGATTCGGTGGTGCACGTTGAATTGCGAGGCGGTACACTGCGGATACAGTGGCCGGGCGAAGGCCAGGCGGTCATCATGACCGGATCAGCGACTCATGTTTTTGAAGGGGTTATCACCATATGAATAAACAACCAACGTCCGTCACCATTCAAGACGCTGATCGCGAGCGTGAGATCACTGACTACCTGCACCTGCATCCCGACTTCTTTCAGCGTCACCCGGAATTATTGGCCGAAATGGATCTCTCCCATCAGTGCGGCGAAGCCGTGTCACTGATCGAGCGTCAGGTCACTACCCTGCGCGCACAGAATCGCAAGACGCGCGCGCAACTGGAAGAACTGGTCCGCATCGCCCGCGACAACGACGCCCTCAGCGAACGCATGCATCGCCTGACCACGACACTGATGGATGCGCAGAGCCTGAACGATGTCTACATCGCCCTCGACGACAGTCTGCGCGGCGATTTTCAGGCCGATGCCATGTCGGTGAAGCTGTTTATCGATCCGGAAGCGGTCGAGATCGATTCCGACAATGAGTTGATGCAAACCATTTTCATGCCGATCAACGACCCGCGCCTGAGCGAATACCGCAATATCCTCAGCCACGAAAAGCCAATCTGCGGCAAGCTCAAAACCGAACAACTGCTTTATCTCTTCGGCGACGTCGGCACCAGCATCCAATCCACCGCCATGATCCCGCTCGGCGGCGACCTGTGCACCAGCGTCGATTGCCCTTACCTCGGCGTGTTGGCCATTGGCAGCCGCGACCCGCAACGCTTCCACCCCAAGATGGGCACCTTGTTTCTCAGCCATCTCGGCGACATCCTCAGCCGCGCCATCAAGCCGTACATCATTCACAAAGATGACCTCAGCGGCACCTGATCGCGAGACCAATACCGACATCGAGCGCTTCAGCGCCTATTTGCGCGATGAGAAACGCGTCTCGCCGCACACACTGAGTAATTACCAGCGTGACTTGTACAAGCTCCACGCCTTCCTGAAACAACAAGCCGTCACCGGCTGGCGCGAAGTACGCGATCATCACATACGCGCCTTCAGCGCCAGCCTGCGGCGTCAGGCACTGGCTGGGCGCACATTGCAACGCACACTCTCGGCCATTCGCAGCTTTTATCGCTACCTGTTGCGCGAAGACCAGGTTGATCTTAATCCCGCCACCACCGTCAGCGCCCCCAAGCAACAGAAAACATTACCTAAGGCATTGGACGTCGACCGCGTCGGCCGTTTGCTGGAAATCAAGGCCGAGGATCCGCTCAGTCAGCGCGATCTGGCGATGATGGAATTGCTTTATTCCTCCGGCTTGCGCTTGAGCGAACTCGTCAATCTCAATCTGAATGACATCGACTTTAGCGACCAACTGGTGCGCGTCACCGGCAAA encodes:
- a CDS encoding cation transporter, whose protein sequence is MDDHHSHSHPSRTMLWAIAITLGFAGVEAFGGWISHSLALLGDAGHMLTDSSALGLAAFAAWLMHRPPSQRHSYGLVRAEVIAALINSLLMLGIVASIVIAAIDRLSNPHPVTAGMVMGIAFIGLLVNIAVAWVLHRGEKNLNTRAALLHVMGDLLGSVAALVAGAVIWLTGWTLIDPLLSLLICALILISSLRLLREAVHVIMEGVPSGIDLHEVGTAMANVEGVASVHDLHVWTVSSGNIALSAHVMVANIQHWQPVLNTLQHLLHDRFDIEHTTIQPEPSTNISYIPADKLFKNPKFQNQVKSR
- the dapF gene encoding diaminopimelate epimerase; the encoded protein is MTQQFNFSKMHGLGNDFVVIDAINQPVQLTPQQVRQISDRHFGVGCDQLLLVERPTRPDVDFRYRIFNADGGEVEQCGNGARCFARFVRDHGLSNKNEIAVETANGIIYPRIEADGEVSVNMGVPNLEPSALPFDAPARQAQYTLTVGDTEISIGAVSMGNPHAVQRVADLDRAPIATQGPLISRHPRFARGVNAGFMQIIDRSHIRLRVYERGAGETLACGTGACAAAVVGHSWDLLDSVVHVELRGGTLRIQWPGEGQAVIMTGSATHVFEGVITI
- a CDS encoding DUF484 family protein, which translates into the protein MNKQPTSVTIQDADREREITDYLHLHPDFFQRHPELLAEMDLSHQCGEAVSLIERQVTTLRAQNRKTRAQLEELVRIARDNDALSERMHRLTTTLMDAQSLNDVYIALDDSLRGDFQADAMSVKLFIDPEAVEIDSDNELMQTIFMPINDPRLSEYRNILSHEKPICGKLKTEQLLYLFGDVGTSIQSTAMIPLGGDLCTSVDCPYLGVLAIGSRDPQRFHPKMGTLFLSHLGDILSRAIKPYIIHKDDLSGT
- the xerC gene encoding tyrosine recombinase XerC, whose protein sequence is MTSAAPDRETNTDIERFSAYLRDEKRVSPHTLSNYQRDLYKLHAFLKQQAVTGWREVRDHHIRAFSASLRRQALAGRTLQRTLSAIRSFYRYLLREDQVDLNPATTVSAPKQQKTLPKALDVDRVGRLLEIKAEDPLSQRDLAMMELLYSSGLRLSELVNLNLNDIDFSDQLVRVTGKGAKVRVVPVGRYAVTALQNWLSTRHELAVADETAVFINRQGKRLSPRSIQLRLKQWAIKQGIDTHLHPHMLRHSFASHLLESSGDLRAVQELLGHADISTTQIYTHMDFQHLANVYDHAHPRAKKKK